aaaataataattacaatAATCCAttccaaaaaacaaaacaaaaaaagtaacAAATGTTTAAATTCAATACTGTGGCATGTCGGAGGACAGCATGAGAGACGGAGTGACTGAGTACTTACAGCTGGATCCAATGAGCGTGCCCGATCTCCCAAGAAGAGTCCTGTGACAACACCCTTATGGAAAACCGGATGAACTGGAataacacacgtgtgtgtgtgcgtgtgtgcgtgcgtgcgtgtgcgtgcgtgcgtgtgttttccAGATCAGCACTAGACAAAACAAGAACATCATTTATAAACTAAAAAAATCCATAAACACATTTTATCCACCAcatgttattttttattaacatttaaaaaggaAAACCCAGACACTGCTCTTGCTTGtattacccccaagccataagactcctgaacaggtaatcaaatggctacccagactatctgcattgtgtcccaccacccgccaacccctcttttacgctgctgctactcagtttatcatatatgcatagtcactttaactatacattcatgtacatactacctcaattgggccgaccaaccattgtgtcccaccacccgccaacccctctttttatagtgtataataacccataaCACAACCACAGAGTGTTACATAGTTTCTTACATAAACGTACTAGAGGTGATCAGTGTTTGATGGCAATGAGATGGAAGGAGGCGGCGTAGTCACACTTGTGGTTGCTGTCCCGGTCCTCAGCCTGCTGCAGAGTGAACTCCTCCACAGACAGTCCCAGCTTTGACAGCGTCTCGGTGATGAACTCCTCGCTCAGGTTGACACAGTCGAACCTCTGCTCTCCCACCGTGTAGAAGGTCTCATCCAGGTCTCCGATCAGGACCAGGACCCCTCCAGACCTCAGTAGGTCCACCATGGAGGACAGCGAGCGGCGGTAGGACTCGCGGTCCTTACACGCCGCTTCCAGGCACAGCGAGGAGAGGACACAGTCCGCCGGAGGAACTGTGACAGGGTGGAACGGGTTCTCCAGGCAGATGTCACATTTTAGAACCTGTTTAACCCTCTGACGGAGAGTGTCTGAGATGATCGCTGGGGTTCTggtgagagcaagagacagaaggagaaagtgGTTTTTAGAAGTAAATAGAATACAACGATTACAAGATAGAAATGAAGCGAAAAGAGGGATACCTACatttacaaaacatttttttaaccatAGTTGAAACCGTACAACTTCTAACCTGTATCTGCACTGTAAAAATACAGTACATTTTACAGTAAGTTTCTTTGGAATGTATGGTAACGTACtgtactttttcttttttttacagtaacttTCAGGTAACCAGATGCCAGTaagttaatgtaaaaaaaaacaacaggaTTACTGTACCTTTTCCTCTCCAGATCACAGACATACTGGAGGTGAGCGTTCCAGTCTAAACATCCCTCCTCAGCTTTCAGCCACTTCTCAATCTCCTTCCTGTTGCTGTCCACGTAGTCCGACACCACGATCTCATCATAGTACTCACAGGCACTGATCAGCGTGTGGATGGTCGGCCCTGTACCCACCTCTATCAGCCTCTGTCCCCTGTACTTCCCTGAGGAGAGAAACAACACAGTTTCGTTCATTCTCTGTTGATATGTATTTAACCGTCCATTATatagagtgcattcagaaagtattcagaccccttcccttttggccacattttgttacattacagccttgttgtAAAATGGATAAAAAAACTAATGTAACGATCGTCGTCGGAacgagaccaaggtgcagcgtggtaagtgcaCGTTTTCTTTAATATAttaaatgttccaccaaaaacAATCAACAATTCAACGAACGAAAAGCAATGAAATGCAACAAACAAAAAGACAAGATTCCACAAATGAAAGAGGGAAAAAGGCCTGCCTAAgtgtgattcccaatcagagacaacgatggacagctgcctctgattgggaaccataccaggccaaaaacaaagaaacagataACATAGCATGCCCAAATCACAccttgacctaaccaaaatagagaataaaaacctctctatggccagggcgtgacaacaaatatttcctcatcaatctacacacaataccccataatgacatcacaataccccataatgacatcacaataccccataatgacatcacaataccccataatgacaaagcctacatttttgcaaatgtatataaaaaaaactaaaacacaaATACCTTATTTGTATTccttatggatccccattagctgctgtcaaagcagctgctactcttcctgggatccagcaaaattaaggcagtttataaaaaatgtaaaactttaCAATAcaatcacaacacactgtgttccctcaggcccttactccaccactaccacatatctacaacacactgtgttccctcaggcccctactccaccactaccacatatctacaacacactgtgtgcctttaggcccctactccaccactaccacatatctacaacacactgtgtgccctcaggcccctactgcaccactaccacatatctacaacacactgtgtgcctttaggcccctactccaccactaccacatatctacaacacactgtgtgccctcaggcccctactgcaccactaccacatatctacaacacactgtgtgccctcaggcccctactccaccactaccacatatctacaacacactgtgttccctcaggcccctactccaccactaccacatatctacaacacactgtgttcctcaggcccctactccaccactaccacatatctacaacacactgtgttcccctcaggcccttactccaccactaccacatatctacaacacactgtgtgccctcaggcccctactgcaccactaccacatatctacaacacactgtgtgccctcaggcccctactccaccactaccacatatctacaacacactgtgtgccctcaggcccctactgcaccactaccacatatctacaacacactgtgtgccctcaggcccctactccaccactaccacatatctacaacacactgtgtgccctcaggcccctactccaccactaccacatatctacaacacactgtgtgccctcaggcccctactccaccactaccacatatctacaacacactgtgtgccctcaggcccctactccaccactaccacatatctacaacacactgtgtgccctcaggcccctactccaccactaccacatatctacaacacactgtgtgccctcaggcccctactccaccactaccacatatctacaacacactgtgtgccctcaggcccctactccaccactaccacatatctacaacacactgtgtgccctcaggcccctactccaccactaccacatatctacaacacactgtgtgcccctaCTTTAGgccctgtgttccctcaggcccctactccaccactaccacatatctacaacacactgtgtgcccttaggcccctactccaccactaccacatatctacaacacactgtgtgcctttaggcccctactccaccactaccacatatctacaacacactgtgtgcctttaggcccctactccaccactaccatatatctacaacacactgtgtgcctttaggcccctactccaccactaccacatatctacaacacactgtgtcccctcaggcccctacccaccacatatctacaacacactgtgtgcctttaggcccctactccaccaccaccaccacatatctacaacacactgtgtcccctcaggcccctactccaccactaccacatatctacaacacactgtgtgtcctcaggcccctactccaccactaccacatatctacaacacactgtgtcccctcaggcccctactccaccacatatctacaacacactgtgtgcctttaggcccctactccaccactaccaccacatatctacaacacactgtgtcccctcaggcccctactccaccactaccacatatctacaacacactgtgtcccctcaggcccctactccaccacatatctacaacacactgtgtgcctttaCCACCACCACatatctccaccaccaccaccacatatctacaacacactgtgttccctcaggcccctactccaccactaccacatatctacagtactaaagcCATGTGTATGCATAGTGTGTatgttgtcgtgtgtgtgtgtgtgtgtgtgtgtgtgtgtgtgtgtgtgtgtgtgtgtgtgtgtgtgtgtgtgtgtgtgtgtgtgttgcatcagtccccactgttccatttTCCAACAGCAGTCTAGGTGTATTTTAGTCTGTTTTTTAATTATAATTtcactgcttgcgtcagttacctgatgtggaatagagttccatgtagtcatggctctatgtagtactgtggaatagagttccatgtagtcatggctctatgtagtactgtggaatagagttccatgtagtcttggctctatgtagcactgtggaatagagttccatgtagtcatggctctatgtagtactgtggaatagagttccatgtagtcatggctctatgtagtactgtggaatagagttccatgcagtcatggctctatgtagtactgtggaatagagttccatgtagtcatggctctatgtagtactgtgcgcctcccatagtctgttctggacttggggactgtggcagagacctctggtggcatgtcctgtggggtatgtatgtgtgtccaagctgtgtgccagtagtttagacagacaacTCTGtgtattcaacatgtcaatacctctcataaatacaagtcgTGATGAAGTCAAATTCTTCtccagccaggagagattgacatgcatattattaatgttagctctctgtgtacatccaagggccagccgtgctgccctgttctgagacaattgcAATTTTCCGAAGTCCTTTTtcgtggcacctgaccacacgactgaacagtagtccaagtgtgacaaaactagggtctgtaggacctgccttgttgatagtgttgttaagaaggtagaaactagagtctgtaggacctgccttgttgatagtgctgttaagaaggtagaaactagggcctgtaggacctgccttgttgatagtgctgttaagaaggtagaaactaggacctgtaggacctgccttgttgatagtgctgttaagaaggtagaaactagagcatgtaggacctgccttgttgatagtgctgttaagaaggtagaaactagggcctgtaggacctaccttgttgatagtgctgttaagaaggtagaaactagggcctgtaggacctaccttgttgatagtgctgttaagaaggtagaaact
Above is a window of Oncorhynchus tshawytscha isolate Ot180627B linkage group LG30, Otsh_v2.0, whole genome shotgun sequence DNA encoding:
- the zgc:64002 gene encoding nicotinamide N-methyltransferase, coding for MGECHQAKFDPKTYFNYCYQFAAVPGQKDNSRFVSFVLCQLSKTFSTGKYRGQRLIEVGTGPTIHTLISACEYYDEIVVSDYVDSNRKEIEKWLKAEEGCLDWNAHLQYVCDLERKRTPAIISDTLRQRVKQVLKCDICLENPFHPVTVPPADCVLSSLCLEAACKDRESYRRSLSSMVDLLRSGGVLVLIGDLDETFYTVGEQRFDCVNLSEEFITETLSKLGLSVEEFTLQQAEDRDSNHKCDYAASFHLIAIKH